A stretch of the Panicum virgatum strain AP13 chromosome 9N, P.virgatum_v5, whole genome shotgun sequence genome encodes the following:
- the LOC120690802 gene encoding uncharacterized tRNA/rRNA methyltransferase YsgA-like isoform X3, producing MLLLARAPPPTLAANYSPSPERALRLRSISSSSAVTATASAAAKPAAAASSRAGQRRKQVASVANPLVKHCVKLRLSAAYRRSCRRLLLVGLAPILEMCRFELDAIDHLLLLDGVEVPEELREFSGDVVFVNAAVMKKVSGMQSVDSTEAIAVMHMPRHFRDLGSHEDGDSLHGLFNHPKRILVLDGIQDPGNLGTLIRSACAFKWDGVFLLPACCDPFNEKALRAARGASLQLPIVSGTWHDLHALMTKYDMKMMAGHPESSSDASKGIHSLSEELADSLLNESLCLVLGSEGNGLSSETLQACELVNIPMEGSFMIHHC from the exons ATGCTGCTACTGgcgcgagccccgccgccgacctTGGCGGCCAACTATTCGCCGAGCCCGGAGCGCGCTCTCCGCCTTCGAAGCATATCCTCGTCCAGCGCCGTCACTGCTACGGCCTCCGCTGCGGCgaagccggcggccgcggcttcCTCCCGGGCCGGGCAAAGGCGCAAGCAGGTGGCGAGCGTGGCGAACCCGCTCGTGAAGCACTGCGTGAAGCTCCGGCTCTCCGCCGCGTACCgccgctcctgccgccgcctcctcctcgtcggccTCGCGCCCATCCT GGAGATGTGTAGGTTTGAGCTCGACGCCATCGATCACCTGCTTCTCCTGGAtggcgtggaggtcccggaggAGCTGCGCGAGTTCTCTGGCGACGTCGTGTTTGTCAACGCCGCGGTGATGAAGAAGGTGTCCGGCATGCAGTCGGTTGATTCCACCGAGGCGATTGCTGTCATGCACATGCCTAGGCACTTCCGCGACCTCGGGAGCCATGAGGATGGGGATTCTCTTCATGGGCTGTTCAATCATCCAAAGAGGATTCTGGTCCTTGATGGGATACAG GATCCTGGTAACCTTGGAACGCTGATAAGATCAGCTTGTGCTTTCAAATGG GATGGGGTATTTCTTCTCCCAGCTTGTTGTGATCCTTTCAATGAAAAGGCTCTTCGTGCAGCCCGTGGAGCCTCTTTGCAGCTTCCTATTGTCTCTGGTACCTGGCATGACCTGCATGCATTAATGACTAAATATGATATGAAGATGATGGCAGGCCATCCAGAAAGTAGCAGTGATGCATCCAAAGGGATCCACTCGCTGTCCGAAGAACTAGCTGATTCACTCTTGAATGAGTCTCTGTGCTTAGTGTTAGGAAGTGAGGGGAATGGCCTCTCTTCAGAAACCCTCCAAGCCTGCGAGCTTGTAAACATTCCGATGGAAG GATCTTTCATGATTCACCACTGCTGA
- the LOC120690802 gene encoding uncharacterized tRNA/rRNA methyltransferase YsgA-like isoform X2, whose protein sequence is MLLLARAPPPTLAANYSPSPERALRLRSISSSSAVTATASAAAKPAAAASSRAGQRRKQVASVANPLVKHCVKLRLSAAYRRSCRRLLLVGLAPILEMCRFELDAIDHLLLLDGVEVPEELREFSGDVVFVNAAVMKKVSGMQSVDSTEAIAVMHMPRHFRDLGSHEDGDSLHGLFNHPKRILVLDGIQDPGNLGTLIRSACAFKWDGVFLLPACCDPFNEKALRAARGASLQLPIVSGTWHDLHALMTKYDMKMMAGHPESSSDASKGIHSLSEELADSLLNESLCLVLGSEGNGLSSETLQACELVNIPMEGLVTGSFMIHHC, encoded by the exons ATGCTGCTACTGgcgcgagccccgccgccgacctTGGCGGCCAACTATTCGCCGAGCCCGGAGCGCGCTCTCCGCCTTCGAAGCATATCCTCGTCCAGCGCCGTCACTGCTACGGCCTCCGCTGCGGCgaagccggcggccgcggcttcCTCCCGGGCCGGGCAAAGGCGCAAGCAGGTGGCGAGCGTGGCGAACCCGCTCGTGAAGCACTGCGTGAAGCTCCGGCTCTCCGCCGCGTACCgccgctcctgccgccgcctcctcctcgtcggccTCGCGCCCATCCT GGAGATGTGTAGGTTTGAGCTCGACGCCATCGATCACCTGCTTCTCCTGGAtggcgtggaggtcccggaggAGCTGCGCGAGTTCTCTGGCGACGTCGTGTTTGTCAACGCCGCGGTGATGAAGAAGGTGTCCGGCATGCAGTCGGTTGATTCCACCGAGGCGATTGCTGTCATGCACATGCCTAGGCACTTCCGCGACCTCGGGAGCCATGAGGATGGGGATTCTCTTCATGGGCTGTTCAATCATCCAAAGAGGATTCTGGTCCTTGATGGGATACAG GATCCTGGTAACCTTGGAACGCTGATAAGATCAGCTTGTGCTTTCAAATGG GATGGGGTATTTCTTCTCCCAGCTTGTTGTGATCCTTTCAATGAAAAGGCTCTTCGTGCAGCCCGTGGAGCCTCTTTGCAGCTTCCTATTGTCTCTGGTACCTGGCATGACCTGCATGCATTAATGACTAAATATGATATGAAGATGATGGCAGGCCATCCAGAAAGTAGCAGTGATGCATCCAAAGGGATCCACTCGCTGTCCGAAGAACTAGCTGATTCACTCTTGAATGAGTCTCTGTGCTTAGTGTTAGGAAGTGAGGGGAATGGCCTCTCTTCAGAAACCCTCCAAGCCTGCGAGCTTGTAAACATTCCGATGGAAG GACTTGTTACAGGATCTTTCATGATTCACCACTGCTGA
- the LOC120690802 gene encoding uncharacterized tRNA/rRNA methyltransferase YsgA-like isoform X4 has protein sequence MLLLARAPPPTLAANYSPSPERALRLRSISSSSAVTATASAAAKPAAAASSRAGQRRKQVASVANPLVKHCVKLRLSAAYRRSCRRLLLVGLAPILEMCRFELDAIDHLLLLDGVEVPEELREFSGDVVFVNAAVMKKVSGMQSVDSTEAIAVMHMPRHFRDLGSHEDGDSLHGLFNHPKRILVLDGIQDPGNLGTLIRSACAFKWDGVFLLPACCDPFNEKALRAARGASLQLPIVSGTWHDLHALMTKYDMKMMAGHPESSSDASKGIHSLSEELADSLLNESLCLVLGSEGNGLSSETLQACELVNIPMEGTRNV, from the exons ATGCTGCTACTGgcgcgagccccgccgccgacctTGGCGGCCAACTATTCGCCGAGCCCGGAGCGCGCTCTCCGCCTTCGAAGCATATCCTCGTCCAGCGCCGTCACTGCTACGGCCTCCGCTGCGGCgaagccggcggccgcggcttcCTCCCGGGCCGGGCAAAGGCGCAAGCAGGTGGCGAGCGTGGCGAACCCGCTCGTGAAGCACTGCGTGAAGCTCCGGCTCTCCGCCGCGTACCgccgctcctgccgccgcctcctcctcgtcggccTCGCGCCCATCCT GGAGATGTGTAGGTTTGAGCTCGACGCCATCGATCACCTGCTTCTCCTGGAtggcgtggaggtcccggaggAGCTGCGCGAGTTCTCTGGCGACGTCGTGTTTGTCAACGCCGCGGTGATGAAGAAGGTGTCCGGCATGCAGTCGGTTGATTCCACCGAGGCGATTGCTGTCATGCACATGCCTAGGCACTTCCGCGACCTCGGGAGCCATGAGGATGGGGATTCTCTTCATGGGCTGTTCAATCATCCAAAGAGGATTCTGGTCCTTGATGGGATACAG GATCCTGGTAACCTTGGAACGCTGATAAGATCAGCTTGTGCTTTCAAATGG GATGGGGTATTTCTTCTCCCAGCTTGTTGTGATCCTTTCAATGAAAAGGCTCTTCGTGCAGCCCGTGGAGCCTCTTTGCAGCTTCCTATTGTCTCTGGTACCTGGCATGACCTGCATGCATTAATGACTAAATATGATATGAAGATGATGGCAGGCCATCCAGAAAGTAGCAGTGATGCATCCAAAGGGATCCACTCGCTGTCCGAAGAACTAGCTGATTCACTCTTGAATGAGTCTCTGTGCTTAGTGTTAGGAAGTGAGGGGAATGGCCTCTCTTCAGAAACCCTCCAAGCCTGCGAGCTTGTAAACATTCCGATGGAAG GAACAAGAAACGTATGA
- the LOC120690802 gene encoding uncharacterized tRNA/rRNA methyltransferase YsgA-like isoform X5: MLLLARAPPPTLAANYSPSPERALRLRSISSSSAVTATASAAAKPAAAASSRAGQRRKQVASVANPLVKHCVKLRLSAAYRRSCRRLLLVGLAPILEMCRFELDAIDHLLLLDGVEVPEELREFSGDVVFVNAAVMKKVSGMQSVDSTEAIAVMHMPRHFRDLGSHEDGDSLHGLFNHPKRILVLDGIQDPGNLGTLIRSACAFKWDGVFLLPACCDPFNEKALRAARGASLQLPIVSGTWHDLHALMTKYDMKMMAGHPESSSDASKGIHSLSEELADSLLNESLCLVLGSEGNGLSSETLQACELVNIPMEGK, from the exons ATGCTGCTACTGgcgcgagccccgccgccgacctTGGCGGCCAACTATTCGCCGAGCCCGGAGCGCGCTCTCCGCCTTCGAAGCATATCCTCGTCCAGCGCCGTCACTGCTACGGCCTCCGCTGCGGCgaagccggcggccgcggcttcCTCCCGGGCCGGGCAAAGGCGCAAGCAGGTGGCGAGCGTGGCGAACCCGCTCGTGAAGCACTGCGTGAAGCTCCGGCTCTCCGCCGCGTACCgccgctcctgccgccgcctcctcctcgtcggccTCGCGCCCATCCT GGAGATGTGTAGGTTTGAGCTCGACGCCATCGATCACCTGCTTCTCCTGGAtggcgtggaggtcccggaggAGCTGCGCGAGTTCTCTGGCGACGTCGTGTTTGTCAACGCCGCGGTGATGAAGAAGGTGTCCGGCATGCAGTCGGTTGATTCCACCGAGGCGATTGCTGTCATGCACATGCCTAGGCACTTCCGCGACCTCGGGAGCCATGAGGATGGGGATTCTCTTCATGGGCTGTTCAATCATCCAAAGAGGATTCTGGTCCTTGATGGGATACAG GATCCTGGTAACCTTGGAACGCTGATAAGATCAGCTTGTGCTTTCAAATGG GATGGGGTATTTCTTCTCCCAGCTTGTTGTGATCCTTTCAATGAAAAGGCTCTTCGTGCAGCCCGTGGAGCCTCTTTGCAGCTTCCTATTGTCTCTGGTACCTGGCATGACCTGCATGCATTAATGACTAAATATGATATGAAGATGATGGCAGGCCATCCAGAAAGTAGCAGTGATGCATCCAAAGGGATCCACTCGCTGTCCGAAGAACTAGCTGATTCACTCTTGAATGAGTCTCTGTGCTTAGTGTTAGGAAGTGAGGGGAATGGCCTCTCTTCAGAAACCCTCCAAGCCTGCGAGCTTGTAAACATTCCGATGGAAG GGAAATGA
- the LOC120690802 gene encoding uncharacterized tRNA/rRNA methyltransferase YsgA-like isoform X1, whose translation MLLLARAPPPTLAANYSPSPERALRLRSISSSSAVTATASAAAKPAAAASSRAGQRRKQVASVANPLVKHCVKLRLSAAYRRSCRRLLLVGLAPILEMCRFELDAIDHLLLLDGVEVPEELREFSGDVVFVNAAVMKKVSGMQSVDSTEAIAVMHMPRHFRDLGSHEDGDSLHGLFNHPKRILVLDGIQDPGNLGTLIRSACAFKWDGVFLLPACCDPFNEKALRAARGASLQLPIVSGTWHDLHALMTKYDMKMMAGHPESSSDASKGIHSLSEELADSLLNESLCLVLGSEGNGLSSETLQACELVNIPMEGTFESLNVSVAGGIFLFMLQPKYQIDSTTLTP comes from the exons ATGCTGCTACTGgcgcgagccccgccgccgacctTGGCGGCCAACTATTCGCCGAGCCCGGAGCGCGCTCTCCGCCTTCGAAGCATATCCTCGTCCAGCGCCGTCACTGCTACGGCCTCCGCTGCGGCgaagccggcggccgcggcttcCTCCCGGGCCGGGCAAAGGCGCAAGCAGGTGGCGAGCGTGGCGAACCCGCTCGTGAAGCACTGCGTGAAGCTCCGGCTCTCCGCCGCGTACCgccgctcctgccgccgcctcctcctcgtcggccTCGCGCCCATCCT GGAGATGTGTAGGTTTGAGCTCGACGCCATCGATCACCTGCTTCTCCTGGAtggcgtggaggtcccggaggAGCTGCGCGAGTTCTCTGGCGACGTCGTGTTTGTCAACGCCGCGGTGATGAAGAAGGTGTCCGGCATGCAGTCGGTTGATTCCACCGAGGCGATTGCTGTCATGCACATGCCTAGGCACTTCCGCGACCTCGGGAGCCATGAGGATGGGGATTCTCTTCATGGGCTGTTCAATCATCCAAAGAGGATTCTGGTCCTTGATGGGATACAG GATCCTGGTAACCTTGGAACGCTGATAAGATCAGCTTGTGCTTTCAAATGG GATGGGGTATTTCTTCTCCCAGCTTGTTGTGATCCTTTCAATGAAAAGGCTCTTCGTGCAGCCCGTGGAGCCTCTTTGCAGCTTCCTATTGTCTCTGGTACCTGGCATGACCTGCATGCATTAATGACTAAATATGATATGAAGATGATGGCAGGCCATCCAGAAAGTAGCAGTGATGCATCCAAAGGGATCCACTCGCTGTCCGAAGAACTAGCTGATTCACTCTTGAATGAGTCTCTGTGCTTAGTGTTAGGAAGTGAGGGGAATGGCCTCTCTTCAGAAACCCTCCAAGCCTGCGAGCTTGTAAACATTCCGATGGAAGGTACTTTTGAATCTCTGAATGTTTCGGTTGCAGGTGGTATATTTTTGTTCATGTTACAACCCAAATATCAAATAGATAGCACAACTTTAACCCCTTAA
- the LOC120690804 gene encoding ferredoxin C 2, chloroplastic-like produces MACPAATTARIGCLWRSEGIAGSASPRRSRPARDTRARASELQQAPRPPAAAAVAAHKVTVHDRQRGVVHEFVVPEDQYILHTAEAQDIRLPFACRHGCCTSCAVRIKSGQIRQPEALGISAELKDQGYALLCVGFPSSDVEVETQDEDEVYWLQFGRYFARGPVERDDYALELAMGDE; encoded by the exons ATGGCCtgccccgccgccaccac GGCTCGCATCGGGTGCCTGTGGAGGAGCGAGGGGATCGCCGGCTCCGCGTCCCCGCGCCGGAGCCGTCCGGCGCGGGACACGAGGGCGCGCGCCTCGGAGCTGCAGCAggcgccccggccgccggccgccgctgccgtcgccgcccaCAAGGTCACCGTCCACGACCGCCAGCGCGGGGTCGTCCACGAGTTCGTCGTGCCGGAG GACCAGTACATTCTGCACACCGCGGAGGCGCAGGACATCAGGCTGCCATTCGCGTGCCGGCACG GTTGTTGTACAAGCTGTGCAGTCAGGATAAAATCTGGACAAATAAGACAACCCGAAGCACTTGGGATATCTGCAGAACTAAAGGACCAG GGCTATGCCTTGTTGTGTGTTGGCTTCCCATCCAGTGATGTTGAAGTCGAgactcaagatgaagatgag GTATATTGGCTCCAATTCGGGAGATATTTTGCACGAGGGCCTGTG GAAAGAGATGATTATGCGCTAGAACTTGCAATGGGAGACGAGTGA
- the LOC120690803 gene encoding uncharacterized protein LOC120690803 has product MALLQCQSLPGIGCSGIALARARVQQCLAAASHAPLPPPLLRANGGTSTTGRSPASVKAGDAIGFGRRGRRGLRVVAEAAAAAKVTPVSPGGVSISDVLWPSAGAFLAMAVLGKLDQVVAYKGVSLTIAPLGAVCCVLFSAPGSPAAKKYNMFVAQIGCAALGVLALSLFGPGWLARAAALSACIAFMTITGASHPPAASLPLLFIDGPKFHNLQFWYALFPGAAGCVVLCLIQEVVVYLKKNFKF; this is encoded by the exons ATGGCTCTGCTGCAGTGCCAGAGCCTGCCCGGCATTGGCTGCAGCGGCATCGCCCTGGCACGAGCGAGGGTGCAGCAATGTCTGGCAGCGGCGTCACACGCGCCCCTTCCGCCTCCCCTCCTGCGCGCCAATGGCGGCACGAGCACGACGGGCCGCTCCCCTGCCTCCGTTAAGGCCGGCGATGCGATAGGCTTCGGCCGGCGGGGACGGAGGGGCCTGCGCGTcgtcgcggaggcggcggcggcggccaaggtcACGCCGGTGTCGCCTGGCGGCGTCAGCATCAGCGACGTGCTCTGGCCTTCCGCCG GAGCATTCTTGGCCATGGCAGTACTGGGGAAACTTGACCAGGTGGTGGCGTACAAGGGAGTCTCCTTGACGATTGCGCCCCTTGGAGCGGTCTGCTGCGTGCTATTCAGCGCTCCAGGCTCACCTGCAGCCAAG AAATACAATATGTTCGTTGCACAGATTGGTTGTGCCGCATTAGGTGTATTGGCCCTTTCGTTGTTTGGGCCAGGCTGGTTAGCAAGAGCTGCAGCTCTTTCTGCCTGCATAGCGTTCATGACCATCACAGGTGCCTCACATCCTCCAG CTGCAAGCTTGCCCCTCTTATTTATTGATGGCCCGAAGTTTCACAATTTGCAATTTTGGTATGCACTTTTTCCTGGAGCTGCAGGTTGCGTTGTCCTTTGCTTGATT CAAGAGGTGGTGGTTTACCTAAAGAAGAACTTCAAGTTTTGA